The sequence CCAGTCAAGGCGGCCGACGACTATGCCGCTCGGATTTCGGACATGTGCAGGAGGATCGGTGAGAACGGCGATGAAGTGATAAGGAACGGAGATTCCATCCTCACACACTGCAACGCTGGAGCGTTGGCGACAGTTGACCACGGAACCGCCCTCGCGCCCATGAGAGAGGCGCACAGGAACGGCAAGAAGATTTTCGTCTATGTCGACGAGACCCGCCCAAGATTGCAGGGAGCGAAGCTGACCGCCTGGGAGCTGTCCAACGAGGGCATAGACTATGCAATCATCGTGGACAACGCGGCGGGGCGCCTGATGCAGTCGGGAGAGGTGGACGTCGCCCTCGTTGGGGCGGACAGAATAGCGGCGAACGGAGATGTCGCGAACAAGATAGGGACGTACGAGAAGGCCCTGATCGCCAAGGACAACAACGTACCGTTCTATGTCGCAGCACCCACGAGCACGATAGACTTCTCCCTCCCGGAGGGTCAGAGCATCCCCATTGAGGAGAGGAGCGAGAGTGAGGTCCTGTACATCGGTGGGAGAAGCATAGCCCCGAAAGGATCAAAGGCAAGGAACCCGGCGTTCGACGTCACATCCAAAGATCTGATCACAGGCATAATCACAGAGAAGGGGATCCACAAACCGTATGAACTGAGGAACTTGCAGGGGTAGCCAAAGCTCGAAAACCTCTATAACGACGTTGCCGATATGGGTACAATGACGAGATGTCCCGTGTGCGACTTCGACTTGGAGGACACATCGGTCTGTCCGCGTTGCGGGACGGCCATCGCCGGACTTCTCAATCCCACCCCAGCACTTTCCGTGGAAGGCGTTGAGGGGTCGCTCGTCGACCTGCGATGCGAACGTTGCGGCGAGGGCGACCTGGTGCTAGTCACAGACGAGACGGACATACCGAGATACAGATGCCCGAAGTGCGGGTCATACAGGGGAGAGTTCCTACATACGGGGAGGGAGACATACTACTCCACGACGGAGTTGCGGGTAGGTCAGTTCATCGACACGCGACTCAAGATGACCGGTGACCTCCTCCTCCCCATGGAGGATCACATGGCGTATCTCTCCCGAAAGATATCTGAGGCCACGAACATCGACCCAGAGCAGGTCGAGAAGGCGGTCGAGTACCTCAAGGAGCGGGAGATCATCATGATAATGCACAAGGGAGACCACTTCGAGGTTGAGTTCAGATGAGGTCCTATTCGGCGGGGGTAAGATGATCCTCGTTACAACCTGGTTCGGATCCTTCCTGCTTGACGGAGACCGAGTCTCGGAGTACAAGCTGTTCCCGAAGAGCGCCCGGGACATCGCAGCGAGGATGCGGAGGGCGAACGATTCCAGAATCATTGGAGAGGAAAGGGAGCTTGTCAAGGACCTTGACGAGTTCTTCGTCGTGGAGAAGAGGCTGGAGAAGATCGGAGGGACCAACATCAGTGTTGAACCTCCCTTCATACGCCCCGAGGACTACGACTTCGGCCGTGACCTGCTCCATGAGGCCATGATTCTCGTGGCGAAGGAGAGAATGACCCGGGCCGTGGGCAGGGACGATCATGTCTCGCAGGCCGTGAACGCGCTGGACGACATGGAGAAGACCGCCAACATCCTGTACGGCAGACTGAAGGAGTGGTACGGCCTCCATTTCCCTGAGCTGGAGAAACTCGTCGACGGAGACAGCTATGTGCGCCTGATATCCGAGTTCGGGAGCAAGGACAAGATGGCAGAGATGAAGGATGTGGAGTCCATTGGGTTCGAACTCACGCCAGAAGATGAGCAGACAATCATGGAACTGGCAAGCATGATAGAGGAAGCGATATCGAGGAAGGCAACGCTCCAAGCGTACATCGAGAACGGCATGAGGTCGTTCGCTCCCAATGTGAGCGAAATCGCGGGTCCGATCATCGGTGCAAGGCTCATAGATCTGGCGGGCGGTCTCGAACGGCTCGCGAGATTGCCCAGTGGCACGGTTCAACTCCTTGGCGCGGAAAGGGCGTTATTCAGACACCTGAAGAGCAAGACCAAACCCCCGAAGCATGGCGTGCTGTTCCAGCACCCCGATGTGCACAGATCCCCGTACTGGCAGAGAGGGGCGATTGCCAGGGCTTATGCGGGGAAGATATGTATCGCGGCCAGAGCCGACCACTACTCCAAGCGGTTCATAGCTGGGGAGCTGAGGAAGGACCTGGAGAAAACGCTGAGGAGGATCAAAGAGACCCGCAAGGAAGCCCCTGTGCCAAGGAAACATCGCGGCAAGAGGAGGTAGCTCTTCCGCTCATACGCCCCGAACACAACGAATACTGACTCGAAAACAGGGCATCGACATTGCGCGGAGAGTCGCATATCGCGATCTGTCTGGCTGAGGCCCATCCAGTACAGCATTGCAGATTTCAGCACGCTATTACAAAAGAATATACCAAATACATTATAAACCCCATAGGACTTTAGAATGCACGGGGAGACCCATGACTGGTGTAGAGAAAGGATCTGATACGAGAAGAAGCGCGATTGCCCTTGCGATTCTGATGGCCTTTATGTTCTTGGCCTTTTTCGGGGCCGTGGCTCAAGTAGCTCTGGCAGGAGAGACCAGGCAAGACCTCATTCTGAGAATCGGTGCTCAGGACGACATGAAGTCGAGGAACATCCTCGCCATCGGTGATGTCTGGAGCACGAACGTGCTGGGCCCGATCTATGAGAGTGTTGGCCAGGTGGACCCGGCAACGGAAAACCCGGTTCCCTATAATCTCCTGGGGATCGATGTGGACGACGATGGCCTGTTCGAGGAGAGCGAGTATGGAGTATACACAAAGCTGACTAACCAGTCCAAGGTCACTGCCTTCTACGACCTGAATGGTGTCTACTTCCATGATGGCGTGCAGGCAACGATGCATGACGTTCTCTTCGCATATCATCTGAACGCTCTGGATCCAATCACGACATCCCTCGATGTGCTGAAGGACAAGAACAACCTGCCGGGCACCAACTACTCGACGAGCAGGTGGCTGCATGTCTGGCCTGTTGAGGCAGATTGGGTCGCCGCGATACCAAAGGGTGCGAATGAATCGCTGAGGTTCGCACTTCACTTCCACCAGCAAGCCACGTACGCGAGGTTCACGGACTGGACCCTGAACGCAGGCAGCATCCTCCCGCGCCACATATGGGAGGGTAGGGGCAGACTGTGTCTGGAGGCGACTGATGGCGTATGCAACAACTGGAGGGAGAGCATACACCCGGATTTCAAGCGCGCCTATGATGAGATAACGAACAACGGCGTACCCGCAACGGAACCTGACCATTTCAAGTTCAGCGACGCCGAATCCTGGCTTATGGAGGACGACGAGGTCATTGGAACGGGACCGTTCTCGTTCGGACAATGGACCCCCGGTGTCACGGTGAAGATAGACAAGAACTGGGACTACAAAGCGGACGTTCTCGCTTGCGTCCAGGTGGCAGGTGAGTGCAGCGGTTCATACTATAGCTACATGCATCAGCCGTACATCGACGGGATGCTGTTCAAGATATACAAGACCGCGCAGGCAGCCGTGTTCGCGCTCCAGGCGGGAGAGATAGACGTCGTGTCCTGGTCCGTTCCTCCCGAGTTCGTGATCCCCCTCATCTCGGACCCGAATGTGGAGATAACGGCAACGGCTGAGAAGGGATTCTTCTATCTCAGCTACAATATGCGAATGGCTCCGTTCGGCTATCCCGACAACGATCCCACAAAGGGCGATGTTGGGCTTTGGCTCAGAAAGGCAGTCGCCCATGTCATTGACAAGAAGAGAATCGTGACGACGCTGCTGCAGAACTTCGGTGTTCGTGGAGATCAGCCCGTGAGCCCTGGCTTCACGAAATGGTACAATGCGTCCGTTACGAAATACGATTACGATCTGGACAAGGCGAGACAGTATCTGGACGACTACTACACCATTGGAGGGCTCTGGGCGGACCCTGCCGACCCGTTGGGATATGCTGCAAACGGATACCGGAATCTCCCTTCGAAAGGTGGTGCTGACCAGATCGAGATACTGTGTCCCCAGGCGGACTACGATCCCATCCGTGCTCAGGCCTGCAACATGATAGCAGGCGACATGAAGAAGGTAGGGTTGAACGCAGAAGCGAACCTGGTGGCATTCGGGATAATCGTGGAGAAGTTGACCAACCGTGACATGCAGATGTGGGTCCT is a genomic window of Candidatus Thermoplasmatota archaeon containing:
- the mtnA gene encoding S-methyl-5-thioribose-1-phosphate isomerase translates to PVKAADDYAARISDMCRRIGENGDEVIRNGDSILTHCNAGALATVDHGTALAPMREAHRNGKKIFVYVDETRPRLQGAKLTAWELSNEGIDYAIIVDNAAGRLMQSGEVDVALVGADRIAANGDVANKIGTYEKALIAKDNNVPFYVAAPTSTIDFSLPEGQSIPIEERSESEVLYIGGRSIAPKGSKARNPAFDVTSKDLITGIITEKGIHKPYELRNLQG
- a CDS encoding ABC transporter substrate-binding protein — encoded protein: MTGVEKGSDTRRSAIALAILMAFMFLAFFGAVAQVALAGETRQDLILRIGAQDDMKSRNILAIGDVWSTNVLGPIYESVGQVDPATENPVPYNLLGIDVDDDGLFEESEYGVYTKLTNQSKVTAFYDLNGVYFHDGVQATMHDVLFAYHLNALDPITTSLDVLKDKNNLPGTNYSTSRWLHVWPVEADWVAAIPKGANESLRFALHFHQQATYARFTDWTLNAGSILPRHIWEGRGRLCLEATDGVCNNWRESIHPDFKRAYDEITNNGVPATEPDHFKFSDAESWLMEDDEVIGTGPFSFGQWTPGVTVKIDKNWDYKADVLACVQVAGECSGSYYSYMHQPYIDGMLFKIYKTAQAAVFALQAGEIDVVSWSVPPEFVIPLISDPNVEITATAEKGFFYLSYNMRMAPFGYPDNDPTKGDVGLWLRKAVAHVIDKKRIVTTLLQNFGVRGDQPVSPGFTKWYNASVTKYDYDLDKARQYLDDYYTIGGLWADPADPLGYAANGYRNLPSKGGADQIEILCPQADYDPIRAQACNMIAGDMKKVGLNAEANLVAFGIIVEKLTNRDMQMWVL
- a CDS encoding ribosomal biogenesis protein, which produces MILVTTWFGSFLLDGDRVSEYKLFPKSARDIAARMRRANDSRIIGEERELVKDLDEFFVVEKRLEKIGGTNISVEPPFIRPEDYDFGRDLLHEAMILVAKERMTRAVGRDDHVSQAVNALDDMEKTANILYGRLKEWYGLHFPELEKLVDGDSYVRLISEFGSKDKMAEMKDVESIGFELTPEDEQTIMELASMIEEAISRKATLQAYIENGMRSFAPNVSEIAGPIIGARLIDLAGGLERLARLPSGTVQLLGAERALFRHLKSKTKPPKHGVLFQHPDVHRSPYWQRGAIARAYAGKICIAARADHYSKRFIAGELRKDLEKTLRRIKETRKEAPVPRKHRGKRR